A window from Branchiostoma lanceolatum isolate klBraLanc5 chromosome 9, klBraLanc5.hap2, whole genome shotgun sequence encodes these proteins:
- the LOC136441167 gene encoding uncharacterized protein encodes MGKYSRHRQLKTLKKLPSDADPSKQRKAILKVFQKHQDTLAHTSSSNTRKDSARKKGRGPVKNNTTVTTVDIAETDMMDTRAAQKTRHRRTRGRSKSADHSQRKVDRQEKAEFKKKTRAKMERSALKDVNQGNNSALITRSRLTQKIGIFNKGKRSEAIHRDGIHISKETHAKAEEDMRKILDLSDAELSKPVRLQDLDYSPSVQNLHQNIAQSPGPSLDPLYTPIINQVKTSTPASLVTSSAMEIEPITPAIPPKLPSILPEKPSFSKISTNLLSSLQPEKIFVGRKYFSEVQLELCQLMRKQHSFLVHAEKEKSKTPASAKVTAINHTSEERPEVSSNTVGSQRFAINHYTPYELQEKFSTVNGHEEAPMEVDAIQPANQKTCYINQEGKYYLANQHVQETLQVPLEPAQPPSVPASPVFFPSWHTYADLHPEAPHPQLCAEPGYVEQVYRSMDIIDYLDYQPPNGNTLLNYQQGGGVVVRPQEDLLHHRFRSQYRGQGGSDPPSWPPPHHRLPWKPVEDTPSPRLYPRKLY; translated from the exons ATGGGAAAATATTCAAGACACAGGCAACTGAAGACTTTAAAGAAGCTACCATCTGATGCTGACCCCAGCAAGCAGAGGAAAGCAATCCTCAAGGTGTTTCAGAAACACCAAGACACCTTAGCTCACACTTCTTCCTCTAACACAAGAAAGGACTCAGCCAGAAAGAAAGGGAGAGGACCAGTGAAAAATAATACAACTGTCACTACTGTAGACATAGCGGAAACTGACATGATGGATACGAGAGCTGCACAGAAGACTCGTCACAGGAGGACCAGAGGCAGGAGCAAGAGCGCTGACCACAGCCAAAGAAAGGTTGACCGTCAAGAAAAGGCAGAATTCAAGAAGAAAACAAGAGCTAAAATGGAGAGATCTGCTTTGAAGGATGTCAATCAAGGTAACAATTCTGCACTCATCACACGAAGTAGGTTAACTCAGAAGATCGGCATCTTTAACAAAGGCAAGAGGTCTGAAGCAATCCATCGTGACGGGATTCACATCTCTAAAGAAACTCATGCCAAAGCTGAAGAAGACATGAGGAAGATTTTGGACTTGTCAGATGCAGAGCTGAGTAAGCCTGTCAGGCTGCAGGATCTGGACTACAGTCCATCTGTACAGAACCTGCATCAGAACATAGCACAAAGTCCAGGTCCATCTCTGGACCCTCTCTATACTCCTATAATCAATCAAGTGAAGACATCCACCCCAGCATCTTTAGTTACATCTTCAGCAATGGAAATTGAGCCTATAACTCCAGCCATCCCTCCAAAACTACCCAGCATACTGCCAGAAAAGCCATCCTTCTCCAAGATTTCAACCAACCTACTGTCATCATTGCAGCCTGAGAAGATTTTCGTTGGTAGGAAGTACTTCAGCGAGGTCCAACTGGAACTCTGTCAACTGATGAGAAAGCAGCATAGCTTTTTGGTGCATGCAGAAAAGGAAAAGAGCAAAACACCTGCTTCAGCAAAAGTGACAGCTATTAATCATACATCCGAAGAAAGGCCAGAGGTTTCCAGTAATACTGTTGGCTCACAGCGTTTTGCTATAAATCATTATACACCTTATGAGTTGCAGGAAAAATTCTCAACTGTAAATGGTCATGAGGAAGCTCCTATGGAAGTTGATGCTATCCAGCCTGCCAATCAGAAAACCTGTTACATCAACCAAGAAGGCAAATACTACTTAGCCAACCAACATGTACAG GAGACACTGCAGGTCCCTTTAGAGCCGGCGCAGCCACCCTCAGTACCAGCCAGTCCAGTGTTCTTCCCCTCCTGGCACACCTATGCTGACCTCCATCCCGAGGCCCCCCACCCGCAGCTCTGTGCAGAGCCTGGCTATGTGGAGCAGGTTTACCGCAGTATGGACATTATAGACTACCTCGACTACCAACCGCCCAATGGTAACACCTTACTCAACTACCAACAGGGTGGTGGGGTTGTTGTGAGGCCACAGGAAGATCTGTTACACCATCGCTTTAGGTCACAGTACAGAGGTCAAGGGGGGTCTGACCCACCATCCTGGCCACCACCccaccaccggttgccatggaaacctgtTGAGGACACACCCAGCCCACGTCTCTATCCTAGGAAGCTGTACTAA